The Verrucomicrobiia bacterium genome window below encodes:
- a CDS encoding thiamine-phosphate kinase → MTEFELIARLTKALPTNESVVVGAGDDCAVLDCGNPGQQLLFKTDAVVEGVHFTRETPPEKVGRKALARGLSDIAAMAGTPNAALITIGLPRNFDATIVERLYAGMSELARKFHVAIVGGETTTSPDRMFVSLALTGFVPQGKAVLRSGARAGDAIFVTGELGGSLAGKHLDFEPRLAEAHWLATHFKLHSMIDLSDGLAGDLRHILHASHVGAELGSAIVPVSRAAKRTARTSSSAKPPLLAALTDGEDFELLFTVAAGSAVRLKDAWRERFPKLKLTCIGKITAEPGLRLRDKFGVHAFQGDGYVHFA, encoded by the coding sequence ATGACCGAATTTGAACTCATCGCCCGCCTCACCAAGGCGCTGCCCACGAACGAATCGGTCGTGGTGGGCGCCGGGGATGATTGTGCGGTGCTCGACTGCGGCAACCCCGGACAGCAACTGCTTTTCAAAACGGACGCCGTCGTCGAAGGCGTTCACTTTACCCGCGAAACACCACCCGAAAAAGTCGGCCGCAAAGCCCTGGCCCGCGGCTTGAGCGACATCGCGGCGATGGCCGGCACACCCAACGCTGCACTGATCACGATTGGCCTGCCCCGGAATTTTGACGCCACCATCGTTGAGCGCCTTTACGCCGGGATGAGTGAACTGGCCCGGAAATTTCACGTCGCCATCGTGGGCGGTGAAACGACGACGAGCCCGGACCGCATGTTTGTCTCGCTCGCGCTTACGGGTTTTGTGCCGCAAGGCAAGGCGGTGCTTCGCTCGGGCGCCAGAGCGGGCGACGCCATTTTTGTCACGGGCGAACTCGGCGGTTCGCTCGCCGGCAAGCACCTCGACTTCGAGCCCCGCCTGGCGGAGGCGCACTGGCTGGCAACGCACTTCAAGCTGCATTCGATGATTGATCTGAGCGACGGACTGGCCGGCGACTTGCGGCACATTCTCCACGCCAGCCACGTCGGGGCGGAACTTGGTTCCGCCATCGTGCCGGTCAGCCGGGCCGCCAAACGGACGGCGCGCACCTCAAGTTCCGCCAAACCGCCGTTGCTCGCGGCCCTGACCGATGGCGAGGATTTTGAGCTGCTGTTCACGGTGGCGGCCGGTTCCGCCGTGCGGCTGAAGGATGCGTGGCGGGAGCGCTTCCCCAAGCTCAAGCTCACGTGCATCGGCAAAATCACGGCCGAACCCGGCCTGCGGCTGCGGGACAAGTTCGGCGTGCATGCTTTCCAAGGCGATGGCTACGTTCATTTCGCATAG